The following proteins come from a genomic window of Nitrosopumilus sp.:
- a CDS encoding D-2-hydroxyacid dehydrogenase encodes MGFDDSVLICDEVDPILNKILEDNGLKISYEPEITPEQIIEKISNFNIVIVRSRTTITKEMIDKADNCKIIARVGVGLDNVDQVAAKAKNIRVINAVEGAMNAVAELVLGLMLSLARQTARGDRAIRNGQWLKKELKGTELRGKYLGIIGLGNIGKRLGRLARALNMNIIGYDVIPIDEEFSKEVGLMKADLNTLLQSSDYISIHVPLLDSTHHLLDAQKMSTMKNTAKIINTSRGGVVDEDALYDALKNGKLGGAALDVFEKEPAIGTKLAELDNVILTPHIGAQTKEAQSLAANVIGEKIIQILRGVI; translated from the coding sequence ATGGGATTTGACGATTCAGTGTTGATCTGTGATGAAGTAGATCCCATTTTGAATAAAATTTTAGAAGATAACGGGCTGAAAATCTCTTATGAACCTGAGATAACTCCTGAACAAATAATAGAAAAAATTTCGAATTTCAATATTGTGATTGTCAGAAGCAGGACTACCATAACAAAAGAGATGATCGATAAAGCAGATAATTGTAAGATCATAGCACGTGTTGGAGTTGGACTTGATAATGTAGATCAAGTGGCCGCCAAAGCAAAAAACATCCGTGTCATTAATGCAGTAGAAGGTGCTATGAATGCAGTTGCAGAATTAGTTTTGGGTTTGATGCTTTCACTTGCAAGACAAACTGCAAGAGGTGACAGAGCAATAAGAAACGGGCAATGGCTCAAAAAAGAACTAAAGGGAACTGAACTTAGGGGAAAATATCTTGGAATAATTGGTTTGGGAAATATCGGAAAAAGATTGGGGAGGCTAGCACGTGCATTAAACATGAATATTATCGGATATGATGTTATTCCAATTGATGAGGAATTCTCAAAAGAAGTAGGATTGATGAAAGCTGACTTGAATACTCTTTTGCAAAGTTCTGATTACATCTCAATACATGTGCCGTTATTGGATTCCACACATCATCTTTTGGATGCACAAAAAATGTCTACAATGAAAAATACTGCAAAAATCATCAACACCTCTAGAGGCGGTGTTGTTGATGAGGATGCACTTTACGACGCTCTTAAAAATGGAAAATTAGGTGGAGCAGCTCTGGATGTTTTTGAAAAGGAACCTGCAATTGGAACCAAATTAGCAGAACTTGACAATGTGATCTTGACCCCTCATATTGGTGCTCAAACAAAGGAGGCACAATCTCTGGCTGCAAACGTAATCGGTGAAAAGATCATTCAAATTCTCCGTGGTGTCATCTAA
- a CDS encoding NAD(P)H-binding protein — protein sequence MGQILSNIPISQSHPFSILVTGATGFIGSRLVSVLASSGYTIKGLTRKKLADTKNVKYVQADVFDLDQLKHAMQGIDTAYYLLHSMEGSKSEWQEFASRERIQAQNFLNAATAAGVKRIIYLGGLVNDSLELSPHMRSRKEVGEILASGNIPVTELRASIIIGAKGGSYAMLRYLVERLRIMICPSWVKSLAQPIAVDDVVCYLAECLTQSKTIGKIFEIGGPEKITYEQLMRVYSAYLNKNLFILQIPFLTTRLSSYWVDLITPVKASLARPLIDSLVHDTVVTDDSITKIIPLRLKSIRESIDIATKEMKMSPPETELKEEKTGFKINQKLIQISLLALAVIGTSYYWLDNRPEIYQPMWLLGSLIWYAVIVLSIIGIRNKTRLGYLMAGVLSWFTLVFWLFDNYYVVFQTSLIASQPNDLMTIRNFIGIFAAVITVIASHNLFHKVFDYQSKGKPI from the coding sequence ATGGGGCAAATTCTTTCAAATATTCCTATTTCTCAGTCACATCCTTTTTCGATTTTAGTTACTGGTGCTACTGGTTTTATTGGTTCTAGATTGGTTTCTGTGTTGGCATCATCAGGGTATACCATAAAAGGTCTTACTAGAAAAAAACTTGCTGATACTAAAAATGTAAAGTACGTTCAAGCTGATGTTTTTGATCTTGATCAATTAAAACATGCCATGCAGGGAATTGACACTGCATATTATCTACTTCATTCAATGGAAGGAAGTAAATCTGAATGGCAAGAGTTTGCATCAAGAGAAAGAATTCAAGCTCAAAATTTTCTTAATGCTGCAACTGCTGCTGGCGTAAAGAGAATTATCTATTTGGGAGGATTAGTTAATGATAGTTTAGAATTATCTCCACACATGCGCAGTCGTAAAGAAGTTGGAGAAATTCTTGCTTCTGGTAATATCCCTGTGACTGAATTGCGTGCATCCATAATCATTGGTGCAAAAGGAGGATCTTATGCTATGTTACGTTATCTCGTAGAGCGTTTACGTATAATGATATGTCCTTCTTGGGTAAAGTCCTTGGCACAACCAATTGCAGTTGATGATGTAGTATGTTATTTAGCTGAATGTCTTACACAATCTAAAACCATTGGAAAAATATTTGAAATTGGTGGACCTGAAAAAATAACTTATGAGCAACTAATGAGAGTTTATTCTGCATATCTGAACAAAAATTTGTTTATTCTACAAATTCCTTTTTTGACAACCAGGCTGTCGTCGTATTGGGTAGATCTTATCACTCCTGTAAAAGCCTCTCTTGCAAGACCGCTGATTGATAGTCTAGTACATGATACTGTCGTAACTGATGATTCGATTACAAAAATTATCCCCCTGCGTTTGAAATCTATTCGCGAATCAATTGATATTGCAACCAAAGAAATGAAGATGTCTCCGCCTGAAACTGAATTAAAAGAAGAAAAAACTGGATTTAAAATTAATCAAAAACTCATTCAAATCTCTCTTTTAGCCTTGGCTGTTATTGGAACATCATATTATTGGCTAGATAATCGACCTGAAATTTATCAGCCAATGTGGCTACTTGGATCACTAATTTGGTATGCTGTCATTGTTTTGTCAATTATCGGCATTCGTAATAAAACTAGATTAGGTTATCTTATGGCAGGTGTTTTATCGTGGTTCACTTTGGTGTTTTGGTTATTTGATAATTATTATGTTGTATTTCAAACTTCACTGATTGCAAGTCAGCCAAATGATTTGATGACAATTAGAAATTTCATAGGGATATTTGCTGCAGTAATTACTGTGATAGCATCTCATAATCTGTTTCATAAAGTCTTTGATTATCAAAGCAAAGGCAAACCTATTTGA
- a CDS encoding pyrimidine dimer DNA glycosylase/endonuclease V, whose amino-acid sequence MRIWDISPVKLCKNHLLGEHREIHAIWAVITENKKGYSKHPETIRWIGKLGALYFRHEQLVKEMKRRGYNHQSPLDKKNATGKSKQDVLVDSTLKQIQILKQKNCSCQV is encoded by the coding sequence ATGAGAATTTGGGATATTTCTCCTGTCAAATTGTGCAAAAATCATCTATTAGGAGAACATCGTGAGATTCATGCAATATGGGCGGTAATAACTGAGAACAAAAAGGGATATTCAAAACACCCTGAAACGATCAGGTGGATAGGAAAACTTGGAGCATTATATTTCAGACACGAACAATTAGTTAAAGAGATGAAGCGCAGAGGATATAATCACCAAAGTCCTCTTGATAAAAAAAATGCGACAGGTAAATCAAAACAAGATGTTTTGGTGGACAGTACTTTAAAACAAATCCAAATTCTAAAACAAAAAAATTGTAGTTGTCAAGTATGA
- a CDS encoding YbgA family protein: MDKNQETLNTKEQKVSEKQIRDYVIERFENVKTSNKIKNLILFQAMNKYMIMAHDQNELKILGNIVASNKKIQFSEILTEYEKHLRKAFEKEPTTKTHSNVLMHIFGYFSKDFTQSEKEQFFEHLIQFQEKKIAIGDILARINPMIFRFNNTYLASQTYFLLYVEPHQDNLFDVLMKK; the protein is encoded by the coding sequence GTGGATAAAAATCAAGAAACTCTCAATACAAAAGAACAAAAAGTATCAGAAAAACAAATCAGGGATTATGTTATTGAGAGATTTGAAAATGTAAAGACTTCAAACAAAATAAAAAATTTGATTTTGTTTCAAGCCATGAATAAATACATGATAATGGCACATGATCAAAATGAATTAAAAATTTTAGGCAACATTGTTGCAAGTAACAAAAAAATTCAATTTTCAGAAATTTTAACAGAGTATGAAAAGCATTTGAGAAAAGCATTTGAGAAAGAACCTACAACTAAAACACACAGCAATGTTCTAATGCATATTTTTGGTTATTTTTCTAAAGATTTCACACAATCAGAAAAAGAACAGTTCTTTGAACACCTAATACAATTTCAAGAAAAAAAGATTGCAATAGGAGATATTCTTGCTAGAATAAATCCAATGATTTTTAGATTTAATAACACATACCTTGCCAGTCAAACTTATTTTCTGCTATATGTAGAACCTCATCAAGATAATCTATTTGATGTTTTAATGAAAAAGTGA
- a CDS encoding 50S ribosomal protein L15e, translating to MPSHQDKTWIRLWNENAPELRERIVGWRKQNAITRIDKPSRIERARRLGYKAKQGIIVVRMRVGTGGMRKQRPTGGRRPKHLGVTRIKADDDMKTVANRRVLERYPNMKLLGSYFIYKDGMHYWFEVILADPQHPRIAQDKELNRQIPQTA from the coding sequence ATGCCTAGTCATCAAGACAAAACATGGATCCGACTTTGGAATGAGAATGCTCCTGAATTACGTGAGCGCATTGTAGGATGGCGTAAACAAAATGCTATCACTAGAATTGACAAACCTAGTAGAATAGAGAGAGCTAGAAGATTAGGTTACAAAGCAAAACAAGGAATCATTGTTGTCCGAATGAGAGTCGGAACTGGTGGTATGAGAAAACAAAGACCTACTGGTGGTAGGAGACCAAAACATCTGGGTGTCACAAGAATCAAGGCCGATGATGATATGAAAACTGTTGCAAATAGAAGAGTTCTTGAACGTTACCCAAACATGAAACTTTTAGGTTCATATTTTATCTACAAAGACGGAATGCATTACTGGTTTGAAGTAATTTTAGCAGATCCACAGCATCCACGAATTGCTCAGGATAAAGAATTAAACAGACAGATTCCTCAAACTGCATAA
- a CDS encoding aspartate ammonia-lyase, protein MKFRLDQDSLGKVKIPSDAYYGAFTGRAIKQYHVTGNKSHENLIKSFVMIKRSAAVANMKTKAIDAKRGKAIVSACDKIISGKYIDQFVVDMINSGAGTAFNMNSNEVIANVALEVLHKKKGQYEFLHPNDHVNMSQSSNDTYPTAMHVAILMNLKDTIPAIDILIKSLSKKAKQFSSFKKIGRTHLMDALPVTLGSEFGAYATSITKARNEIVSSQKELQNVALGGTAVGSGANTPKGYRKIAISELSRISKLALKPEKDMQHGLQSKFAVANASSALRNLALEIGKLANDIRLMASGPIAGLAELGIPAVHAGSSIMPGKVNPSLAECMNMICFNIIGNDTAVSYAAQSGQFELNVMLPGMLKCMLESTDMLKNFLPIFSANLIDGLTANKEKLRADIENSPVIVTLLTPKIGYLKSAELFKESLKTGKTIRELVVSKKLMSNKEIDSLFG, encoded by the coding sequence GTGAAATTCAGGCTAGATCAAGATTCACTTGGAAAAGTCAAAATTCCATCGGATGCATACTACGGGGCATTTACTGGAAGAGCAATCAAACAATATCATGTTACTGGAAACAAAAGCCATGAGAATTTAATAAAATCATTTGTAATGATTAAGCGTTCAGCAGCAGTTGCAAACATGAAGACCAAAGCTATTGATGCAAAACGAGGAAAAGCCATAGTTTCAGCATGTGACAAAATAATCTCTGGAAAATACATAGATCAGTTTGTAGTTGACATGATAAATTCTGGAGCAGGCACTGCATTTAACATGAATTCTAATGAAGTGATTGCAAATGTAGCGCTAGAAGTATTACACAAAAAGAAAGGACAGTATGAATTCCTTCATCCAAATGACCATGTTAACATGTCGCAATCAAGTAACGACACATATCCAACTGCAATGCATGTTGCAATTTTGATGAATCTAAAAGACACAATTCCTGCAATAGATATTTTAATTAAATCATTATCAAAAAAGGCAAAACAATTTTCATCATTTAAGAAAATTGGAAGGACCCACCTGATGGACGCACTGCCAGTTACATTAGGAAGTGAATTTGGCGCATATGCAACATCAATCACAAAAGCAAGAAATGAAATCGTTTCGTCCCAAAAGGAATTACAAAACGTTGCACTGGGGGGCACAGCTGTAGGTTCTGGTGCAAATACTCCCAAAGGCTATAGAAAAATTGCAATTTCCGAACTTTCAAGAATTTCAAAACTTGCATTAAAACCAGAAAAAGACATGCAGCACGGTTTGCAAAGTAAATTCGCAGTTGCAAATGCATCAAGTGCTTTAAGAAATTTGGCTTTAGAGATTGGAAAACTGGCAAACGATATCAGACTAATGGCATCAGGTCCAATTGCAGGATTAGCAGAACTCGGAATTCCCGCAGTTCATGCAGGCTCATCAATCATGCCAGGAAAAGTAAATCCATCTTTAGCTGAATGCATGAACATGATTTGCTTTAACATAATTGGAAATGATACGGCAGTATCTTATGCTGCACAGAGCGGACAGTTTGAACTTAATGTAATGTTGCCTGGAATGCTAAAATGCATGTTAGAATCAACTGACATGCTTAAAAATTTCTTGCCAATATTTTCTGCAAATCTAATTGATGGACTTACTGCTAACAAAGAAAAACTTCGTGCAGATATTGAAAACAGTCCAGTAATAGTTACATTACTAACTCCAAAAATTGGATATCTAAAATCAGCAGAACTTTTCAAAGAATCTCTAAAAACAGGAAAAACTATCAGAGAACTTGTTGTTTCAAAGAAACTAATGAGTAACAAAGAGATTGATTCTCTTTTTGGATAG
- a CDS encoding cobalamin-dependent protein (Presence of a B(12) (cobalamin)-binding domain implies dependence on cobalamin itself, in one of its several forms, or in some unusual lineages, dependence on a cobalamin-like analog.): MVYIRAKKVKSDQYLYLVKSVWDSKKSTSKQEIVKYLGKASEVVKDDIPVDYRNNSKILAVLASFNPKDIKKREDATNKSKQQLYKKLTEGNIHDAVTIYEEYAKLFNTTSFFDKILKPVMYKIGDDWANNKISIATEHVSSNVAQTLVKIIMDQVSGTGNKKKILICVPLGEEHHLGCDVLETYLSIKGFKVYNIRTPIPTESILSFIDNNKPDAVLVSITLEDNLAAGQRLVRKIKDHKDIPILIGGFAFNSKKIPKFEGNIIPDCGLEELPKILRKI; the protein is encoded by the coding sequence ATGGTCTACATAAGAGCAAAAAAAGTAAAGTCAGATCAATATCTTTACTTGGTCAAAAGCGTGTGGGATTCAAAAAAGAGTACATCCAAGCAAGAGATAGTAAAATATCTTGGAAAAGCGTCCGAAGTTGTAAAAGATGACATACCAGTAGACTATAGAAATAATTCCAAAATATTAGCTGTTTTAGCGTCATTCAATCCAAAAGACATCAAAAAAAGAGAAGATGCCACAAACAAATCAAAACAACAATTGTACAAAAAATTAACAGAAGGCAATATTCATGATGCCGTAACAATTTATGAGGAATATGCTAAGTTATTTAATACAACAAGTTTTTTTGATAAAATCCTAAAACCAGTAATGTATAAAATTGGAGATGATTGGGCCAATAACAAAATCAGCATTGCAACAGAACATGTTTCAAGTAATGTAGCACAAACATTAGTGAAAATAATAATGGATCAAGTGTCAGGTACAGGCAATAAGAAAAAAATCCTCATTTGTGTTCCACTGGGGGAAGAACATCATTTAGGATGTGATGTGTTAGAAACGTATCTCTCAATCAAAGGATTCAAAGTATACAATATAAGAACACCAATTCCAACAGAGTCAATTCTTAGTTTTATTGACAATAATAAGCCAGATGCAGTATTAGTTTCAATTACTTTAGAAGACAATCTTGCAGCAGGACAAAGACTCGTTAGAAAAATTAAGGATCATAAAGATATCCCAATATTAATTGGAGGCTTTGCATTCAATTCTAAAAAAATTCCTAAATTTGAAGGAAACATCATTCCAGATTGCGGATTAGAAGAATTACCTAAGATTCTCAGAAAGATATAG
- a CDS encoding peptidase, producing MKTTITAIAAILLVTSATSFAYAEVPSWVKNNAGWWADGTVSDTEFLTGIEFLIKDGIIAVPPTNVSSEKSDGVPAWVKNNAGWWAEGIISDDEFVNGIQHLMMTGLISVVNNEEPQQITSESQNNDSKLAELEAELEKCSEIVKSYKRIDCQKPIEKAIMLYKYQMNAEKFIVGPITYYWFGINSEGNGFEISPTGQPILSIRMLAENTSSEIVALNCTSPQICAYDVWDGSKAFKYSGMDFTSGQIALNPNDSREFNILFGPNIGYGGTEFEYDSSKNYEFRINENFGSATVQLNLE from the coding sequence ATGAAAACCACAATAACTGCAATCGCAGCGATTCTACTGGTTACATCAGCAACATCTTTTGCTTATGCGGAAGTACCATCCTGGGTTAAGAACAACGCAGGTTGGTGGGCTGATGGCACTGTCTCAGATACTGAATTTTTAACAGGAATAGAGTTTTTGATCAAAGATGGAATCATTGCAGTACCTCCAACAAATGTTTCTTCTGAAAAATCAGATGGTGTTCCAGCTTGGGTTAAGAACAACGCAGGTTGGTGGGCTGAAGGAATCATTTCTGATGATGAATTTGTAAATGGTATTCAACATTTAATGATGACTGGATTGATTTCGGTTGTTAATAATGAAGAACCACAACAAATTACTTCTGAATCACAAAACAATGATTCTAAACTAGCAGAACTTGAAGCAGAACTAGAAAAGTGCTCTGAAATTGTTAAATCTTACAAAAGAATTGATTGCCAAAAACCAATTGAAAAAGCAATAATGTTATACAAATATCAAATGAATGCTGAGAAATTCATCGTTGGGCCAATTACATACTATTGGTTTGGTATAAATTCTGAAGGAAATGGATTTGAGATTAGTCCAACTGGACAACCAATACTTTCAATTCGTATGCTAGCTGAGAATACAAGTTCTGAAATTGTTGCACTAAATTGCACTAGTCCACAAATATGTGCATATGATGTTTGGGATGGTTCTAAGGCCTTCAAATATTCTGGCATGGATTTTACCAGTGGACAAATTGCACTAAATCCAAATGATTCGAGAGAATTCAATATTCTCTTTGGACCAAACATTGGATATGGTGGAACTGAGTTTGAATATGATTCTTCAAAGAATTATGAATTTAGAATCAATGAGAACTTTGGAAGTGCGACCGTCCAATTAAACTTGGAATAG
- a CDS encoding TlpA family protein disulfide reductase, with translation MSAVIGEKVPNFGVSEWVQGSPTNFDQEKDHIVILEVFQVNCPGCFMHALPEAIEIYNKYKDDGVRVLGLATAFEDFDKNTLDNLKMLAETGEVVGETKNALSMYGQLKDGKLPYKIPFPLGMDNLTKTSGEISQEKIMQFIYPQIPDFDSQSEDYKKQIIQRVKDYMKSKEYSAETFEKFALQGTPSTIIVDRKGILRDVSFGQTGHIEPLIQKLLAED, from the coding sequence ATGAGCGCAGTAATAGGCGAGAAAGTACCAAATTTCGGGGTTTCTGAATGGGTTCAGGGATCTCCAACCAACTTTGACCAAGAAAAAGACCACATTGTGATTTTGGAAGTATTTCAGGTCAATTGTCCAGGATGTTTTATGCATGCACTTCCAGAGGCAATTGAAATCTACAACAAATACAAAGATGACGGAGTCAGAGTTTTGGGTCTTGCCACAGCGTTTGAAGATTTTGATAAAAATACGCTGGATAATTTGAAGATGCTTGCAGAAACTGGAGAGGTAGTTGGCGAGACAAAGAATGCGCTCTCAATGTACGGACAGCTCAAAGACGGAAAACTACCTTACAAGATTCCATTTCCGTTAGGAATGGACAATTTAACAAAGACTTCGGGTGAAATCAGCCAAGAAAAGATAATGCAATTCATATATCCGCAAATCCCCGATTTTGATTCTCAATCAGAGGATTACAAAAAACAGATCATTCAAAGAGTCAAGGACTATATGAAATCAAAAGAATATTCGGCTGAAACCTTTGAAAAATTTGCATTGCAAGGAACGCCTTCTACCATCATAGTAGACAGAAAAGGAATTCTCAGAGATGTGTCTTTTGGACAGACTGGACATATAGAGCCATTAATTCAAAAATTACTCGCTGAAGACTGA
- a CDS encoding thr operon leader peptide yields MNKHSVITGIAIIVIVIPFAVSGLNILGAQQLEYRWDSPGEFTFFTMSNHGEMEFCNTVPFWTSFQKFEIGAFYDSKNIGSFVVKPAVINPLSSHVQGGIFSSEEIQASQHIFMTLDFEFDGGDIRLDPNKLVILIQTDTPIIGIIPYSTITQMSGFDFDKMMNAENLSCD; encoded by the coding sequence ATGAACAAACATTCAGTCATTACAGGAATTGCAATAATTGTGATTGTTATTCCATTTGCAGTTTCAGGATTAAACATTCTTGGAGCACAACAATTAGAATACAGATGGGACAGCCCTGGAGAATTTACGTTCTTTACAATGTCCAATCACGGAGAGATGGAATTTTGCAACACAGTGCCGTTTTGGACAAGTTTTCAGAAATTTGAGATAGGGGCATTTTATGATTCAAAAAATATAGGGTCTTTTGTAGTAAAACCAGCAGTAATCAATCCTTTGTCATCACATGTACAAGGAGGGATTTTTTCATCAGAGGAGATTCAAGCATCCCAACACATCTTCATGACGTTGGACTTTGAGTTTGATGGAGGGGACATAAGACTGGATCCCAACAAACTCGTAATTTTAATTCAAACAGATACACCGATTATTGGAATAATTCCATATTCAACTATTACTCAAATGTCTGGGTTTGATTTTGATAAAATGATGAACGCAGAAAATTTGTCTTGTGATTAG
- a CDS encoding multicopper oxidase domain-containing protein, translated as MLFTIAAVAVMGATLFGSTYTQTQISGQSLDVSKMDVNVIEQIHQMGGLQLVMPQAFAETDCGALESSGRTVVEFNLTGESVELPIMGGKTYNAMTFSGQVPGPTLRVTQGDVVKMTLTIPEDEVTGHGNDMHASQMSASNFESVNPGETSQYCYIAESAGVFKYHCSGVKLIGMDQHVLSGMYGIAIVDPANGYKKLMVEKTSGSGELDRKFYDADALEFQLQYNQLYLTPEGNYDAGAMFMHHNTATVVNGMQFGYVPNMAHNLLVNGDVKKNIFVAQPWNGIEHKQYQSQLLFVENDQHVRLFVENHGNEPVFFHIVGEILDRVTQGNRVQSAATETWLLGGSQNMIVDLVFDEPGAYAAVNHDYAAIYTGAATVFVAGDPFGLNPVLVEKGVIPAPVASYAYALGNPSDAVPPMGKNSIAHPALNIHGLYTDEVASEMQASGDYVALWEVIPVVAEILTS; from the coding sequence ATGCTCTTTACAATTGCAGCAGTAGCTGTAATGGGGGCAACCTTATTCGGAAGCACATACACACAAACCCAAATCAGTGGACAATCACTTGACGTCTCCAAAATGGATGTCAATGTAATTGAACAAATCCACCAGATGGGCGGTTTACAGCTTGTAATGCCTCAAGCATTCGCAGAAACTGATTGTGGTGCATTAGAAAGCTCTGGACGTACAGTAGTCGAGTTTAACTTGACTGGTGAGAGTGTTGAACTTCCAATCATGGGAGGAAAAACTTACAACGCCATGACCTTTAGTGGACAAGTCCCAGGACCAACACTAAGAGTTACACAAGGTGATGTTGTAAAAATGACACTTACAATTCCAGAAGATGAAGTTACTGGACACGGTAACGACATGCACGCATCTCAAATGTCAGCATCAAACTTTGAATCAGTTAATCCTGGTGAAACAAGTCAATACTGTTACATTGCTGAGTCTGCAGGTGTTTTCAAATACCATTGTTCTGGTGTCAAACTAATTGGTATGGACCAACACGTTCTTTCCGGCATGTACGGAATTGCAATCGTTGATCCAGCTAATGGATACAAGAAATTAATGGTAGAGAAAACCAGCGGCAGCGGTGAATTAGACAGAAAATTCTACGATGCAGATGCATTAGAGTTCCAACTCCAATACAACCAATTGTACCTTACACCTGAAGGCAATTATGATGCAGGAGCAATGTTCATGCATCACAACACTGCAACAGTTGTTAATGGAATGCAATTCGGTTATGTACCAAACATGGCTCACAACTTACTCGTCAATGGCGATGTAAAGAAGAACATCTTTGTTGCACAACCATGGAATGGAATTGAACACAAGCAATACCAATCACAACTCTTGTTTGTTGAAAATGATCAACACGTGAGACTCTTTGTTGAAAACCACGGTAACGAACCAGTCTTCTTCCACATCGTTGGAGAAATCTTGGACAGAGTTACTCAAGGTAACAGAGTACAATCCGCAGCAACTGAAACATGGTTACTCGGTGGTTCACAGAACATGATTGTTGACTTGGTCTTTGATGAACCAGGTGCATACGCAGCAGTAAACCATGATTATGCAGCAATTTACACTGGCGCAGCTACAGTATTTGTGGCAGGTGACCCATTCGGCTTGAACCCAGTTCTAGTTGAGAAAGGAGTTATCCCAGCACCAGTAGCATCTTATGCATATGCTTTAGGCAATCCAAGTGATGCTGTCCCACCAATGGGAAAGAACAGTATTGCTCATCCTGCACTAAACATTCACGGTTTATACACTGATGAAGTAGCTTCTGAAATGCAAGCAAGTGGCGATTATGTCGCATTATGGGAAGTAATTCCTGTAGTAGCAGAAATCCTTACTTCTTGA
- a CDS encoding DUF6659 family protein — translation MNYEKFCSEILAADPKIRFATVYDEWAVRVAGGMREGIENLLSDHAEKELVNLSIMDWKARKDMSKWLGMTKYTLGEYDKVKRFSFYLGDDHLLLVSAEKDSDTNVVVDEVIKIYYKNQD, via the coding sequence ATGAATTATGAAAAATTTTGCTCTGAAATCTTAGCCGCAGATCCAAAAATTAGATTTGCAACAGTTTACGATGAATGGGCAGTACGCGTTGCAGGTGGGATGAGAGAAGGGATTGAAAATTTGCTTTCTGACCATGCTGAAAAAGAGTTGGTCAATCTCTCAATCATGGATTGGAAGGCGCGCAAGGATATGTCAAAATGGCTTGGCATGACAAAATACACTCTGGGTGAATATGATAAAGTAAAACGTTTTTCATTCTATCTTGGAGATGATCATCTGCTGTTAGTCAGCGCTGAAAAAGATTCCGATACAAATGTTGTAGTTGATGAAGTGATCAAAATTTATTACAAAAATCAAGACTAG